From a single Nicotiana tabacum cultivar K326 chromosome 8, ASM71507v2, whole genome shotgun sequence genomic region:
- the LOC107790005 gene encoding cationic peroxidase 1-like, which translates to MIFYLRFHCSFYLSLLVFSLIRLSSARLSADYYEKSCPKAIYTIKNAVTNAVAKERRMGASLLRLHFHDCFVNGCDASILLDDTSDFTGEKTAKPNSNSLRGFDLIDTIKSQVEKLCPGIVSCADIIAIAARDSVEILGGSTWNVLLGRRDSTTASLSSANSDIPSPLMDLSDLITKFDNKGFTAKEMVALAGAHTIGQAQCTTFRERVYNETTIDSSLATSLKSNCPSTGGDDSLSALDAATPAIFDNHYFKNLVKNKGILHSDQQLFSGGSTDSQVTTYSTRPITFAADFAKAIVKMGNLSPLTGTNGQIRTNCRKIN; encoded by the exons ATGATCTTTTATTTGCGATTCCATTGTAGTTTCTACTTGTCTCTGTTAGTATTTTCACTAATTAGACTCTCTTCAGCACGGTTGTCTGCGGACTACTATGAGAAATCTTGTCCAAAAGCTATTTATACCATTAAAAATGCAGTGACAAATGCTGTGGCGAAAGAGCGTCGAATGGGGGCCTCTTTACTCCGTCTTCATTTCCACGATTGCTTTGTTAAT GGATGTGATGCATCGATACTACTGGATGATACTTCGGATTTCACTGGAGAGAAGACAGCaaaaccaaattcaaattcaCTAAGAGGTTTTGATTTGATTGATACAATCAAGTCTCAAGTAGAGAAATTATGTCCTGGAATTGTTTCTTGTGCAGATATTATAGCCATTGCAGCCCGAGACTCTGTTGAAATA CTTGGTGGGTCTACTTGGAATGTCCTATTAGGTAGAAGAGATTCTACAACAGCAAGTTTAAGTTCAGCAAATAGTGATATTCCTTCTCCTTTAATGGATCTTAGTGACCTAATTACTAAATTTGACAATAAAGGCTTCACTGCTAAAGAAATGGTTGCCCTTGCAG GTGCTCACACCATAGGTCAAGCACAATGTACAACATTTAGGGAACGTGTGTACAACGAAACAACCATCGATTCATCGTTGGCTACATCGTTGAAATCAAACTGTCCGAGTACAGGTGGAGATGACAGCCTTTCTGCACTTGATGCAGCCACCCCTGCAATATTTGACAACCATTATTTCAAAAACTTGGTTAAAAATAAAGGGATTCTTCACTCAGACCAACAGTTATTTAGCGGTGGTTCTACGGACTCTCAAGTTACTACTTACAGTACTCGTCCTATAACATTTGCTGCAGATTTTGCAAAGGCTATTGTCAAAATGGGAAACTTAAGCCCACTTACTGGAACCAATGGCCAAATTCGTACTAATTGCAGGAAAATCAACTAA